A region of the bacterium genome:
AATGCGCCACTGCAACACGGATAGAAAATCGCCAGAGCCGCCTAAAAAACAGCTAAACGCCTAACACTGGAGTGTTAGGCGTTTTTCAAGCATCTACTGGCATAAGGCAGAGGTTTAACCCCGAATTAAGATAACTACAAAATACAAAAGGTAAAGAATAACGAAAATCAGTCCCTGCTTTCTACTCATTATATATTTACGGCCGATGTACATGGTAGCCAAAAGCAAAACCGACGCCATCAAAGTTACTGATAGGTCAAGAGTAAATCGCGTGTCAAAAGGAACTTGCTTTATCAGGGAAGCAAAGCCGAGCACTCCTAAAAAGTCAAAAATATTGGAGCCGATAATACTGCCGACTGCCAAGGAACTCCGCTTGCGCAGGGCAGCCGCCAATGTCACGGTCAACTCCGGTATGGAAGTTCCTATGCCAACCAAGGTGAGCCCAATAAGAGCTTTACTCGCTCCCAATGCAGTGGCTATTTCCACTCCGCCGTCCACAACCCACTTGCCTCCCAAGAAAACCCCCACAAGTCCTCCCAAAATCATTATAAATGAAATAGAAAGAGTGAAAACTTTATAATCGCTCGTTTCCCCGCTCCCGTCTCGTCGTCGCGTCGCCAAGTCCCAAATCCAAAAGGTAAACACGGACAGCAATACCAAGCCCTCCAAACGCGATAGGCCGAAAAACTCCTTGTCACCCAAAACCGGAAAAAACAGAAATAGGGCGGTCAAAATTACGGCAAATATGTTATAAAAAAAATCCTTATGCACCCACGTCCTTTTCATCACAAGAGGAAAAAACATTGCCGAAAGTCCCAGAATGAAAAGAATATTGAATGAGTTACTGCCTATAACGGTTCCGAGCCCGATCATACCGCCATCATTAAGGGAAGCTATCATTATGGCAAGTTCCGGTACTGACGTGCCTATGCCGACTATCACCATGCCTATCACCCATGGCGAAATAGTGAAATATTTGGCTACGGAAGAAGACCCGTCTATAAGATAATTAGAACTCTTTATTAGCAGGAAAAAACCGAACACGAAAAGAAAAATTGCAGTGAACATTAGCTAAATTCTAATACAAAAACCAAAATACTTATCCCCAGAAAACTGACGGTAATTCCTTTAAAAAGGTGGACAGGTGTACATAATATGATATACTATACATATGGCCAAAAAGGCCAGAACGAGACGATTCGCGAGAATCAGATTTAATAGCAGTAATTTTAAAACACCATGGACGAAACACAAAATCCCGCTGGTACACCTGATGAAGGTGCCACTCCGGCGACTCCCGTAGAAGGCGAAGAGCCGACTGCGTAGTTTTTAAAGAAAACCTCGTCCGCCTTGGCGGACGAGGTTTTCTTTATGTCTGTGGATTGTGAAATACCGGTTTTGGGCACTGCCCCGTTAGAAGCGCATCTTCTAACGGGGGTTTTATTTATCTTGAATTACGAAATATGGCAGGCGCCCCCCCCACGAGGAAAGTCACAAAAAAGTGACTGAGACCGGGCAAGCGCCCTTGGAGCGGTCACTTTTTTGGGAGCTTTCCCTCGTGGGGGGGCATGTGTTTAGTAATTCACAGTATTCAGGATTTATGTCTTCCAATTAAGCTGTCTTAAAAGCGCCGGCAAACCGTAACGTAGAAACTTTCTCGTTTCTTCCGCCAAAAAAACCGAGGTGCTAAGTCCGACTATTATCGCCCATTCGCTCAAAGACAGCGCTGTCGTGTGGAAAACCGACTGCAAAGAAGGCACGTGCACCACCGCGACCTGCAAGATAACCACGATGCCGGTGGCATACAAAAGAAACTTGTTGTTAAGCCAGTTCATTTTGAATATTGACTTGCGGTTGAAACGCACATTCCAAACGTTAAACCACTGCGTAACGGCAAGCACGGTCAAGACGACAGTTGACGCCTTCACTATGCCTTCGGGCAGGTAGAAAGCGAAAAGATAAAGCGACAACACCGACATCACAAATCCCATAAGCAAAATTCTTTCCAACATTCTTCTGTCCACTATCCATTTGCTTGGTTTTTTAAAAACATTTAGCAAAAGCCCGTCCGCCTTCGGTTCAAGTCCCAAAGCGACCACCAAAAAGCCGTCCGTTACCAAATTCAACCAGATAATCTGCCCCGGCGTCAAAGGTATGGGCATTCCTAAAAATATGGCCCCGCATATCACCAAAACCTCCCCCGCGGCCGTTCCAAAAAGATACAAAACCACTTTTTTTATTGAACGGTAAATATTTCTTCCCTCTTCTATGGCGGAAACGATGCTTGCCATGTTGTCATCCAAAAGAACTATGTCCGCGGCATCTTTGGCCACTTCCGTTCCCGACTTACCCATAGCGACGCCAAGGTCCGCCGCCGCCAAAGACAGCGCGTCATTGACCCCATCTCCCGTCATGGCGATTTTATTTCCGGCTTTTTTATAGGCCTCTATTATCTGAAGTTTATGCTCCGGACTTACACGAGCAAAAACACTGACTCGCCGTATTTTTAACACCAACTCTTCCACTGTCATCTTTTCAAGCTCGGAACCGGAAAGAACCGCGTCTCCTTCAGAAAATATTCCTATTTCTTTGGCCACCGCCACGCCTGTCTCAACATAGTCGCCTGTTATCATAACCACATGAACTCCGGCCGCCTTAATGTCCTTTATGGCCTGTGTAGCGTGAGGCCTTAAAGCGTCCGTTATGCCCGCAAAACCGACAAAGCAAAGTTCCGGCAATTTCATGGGGTCCAAAACTGAATTCACGCCACTTGCGGTGGCAAGAGCCAAAACCCGAAGCCCTCTGGTGGACAAATCCGAAAGAGCTTGCTTGATTTCCCCCATGTCGTTTTCCGTAACAAGGACACACGCGCCGTTTTTCCAGACCTCTTTTACGGAATTCAAAATTACCTCCGGCGCGCCCGCGACAAAAAGAGTATCCACGCCAAGAACATCGTTGACAGTGGCATGATATTTTATGCGCGAGTCAAAAGGTATCTCGGCCTTTTGGGGGAGCTCTTCTTCAAGAGCCGGTTTGTTAAAGCCCATCTTTTGACCAAAGACGGCCAAAGCGACTTCTGTCGGCTCGCCCATGGTTCGCATCCACTCTTTTTTCTCCTCATTGTAGGCAATGCTCCCGGTGGCGGTCAGAAGCGCCGTTTTCGCGAAAAGTAAAAGCTCCGGATGATTAAGCGGTTCTACCGTGGAACTTCCTTCCTTTATATACCCCCTCGGTTCATATCCGTTGCCACCGACTTCAAATTTTTTGCCGTTCGCGTAGATGGCCGTTACCATCATTTGGTTTTTTGTAATTGTTCCGGTTTTATCAACAGCCAAAACGTCTGCCTGTCCCAAGGCCTCAACCGCTTGAAGTTTTTTAACCAAAGCATTCCTCATACTCATCCTCCATACGCCGGTTGCCAATATTAAAGTCACGACAACCGGCAAACCTTCCGGCACGAAAGAAACAGCGAGAGCCACTATTACTTTCAGCACCTCGGAAACCGGATTTCCGGCATGCACTCCCGCAAAGAAAAAAATCACTGAAATAACAGCGAGAGCAACCATTATGACCTTTGTCAAAAGCCGGATGTTTTCTTTAAGGGGCATTTCGGAGTCAAGCATTCCAAGCTTCATGGCCAATTTTCCTATAACGGTGTTTACGCCCGTGTCTACGACAACCGCCTTGCCAAAACCTGAAAGCGCGTAAGTCCCTTTCCATATCATGTTTTTTTGGTCGGCCGTTTCAAGTGACTGCTCTTCTATTGATTCCGCCTTTTTTAAGACAGCAGATGATTCACCAGTCAGAGCCGCCTCGTCCATGTGCAAAGAAACAGCCGACAAAAGTCGCGCGTCCGCTCCGACTTGGTCGCCCTCGCGAACCATTATGACGTCCCCGGGCACGAGTTCTTCGCTATCAAGAACGGTCTCTTTTCCGTTTCGCCAAGCCAAGGAATGGGTCTTAGTCAGGACTTTGAGAGAGGCCAGTTTTTCTTTGGCGCGACCCTCTTGGAAGGTGCCGATTGCGGCATTAATGGCAAGAACGGCCAAAATAACAAAACCATCAGCAGTATCACCCATCACAAAAACAATAATTGATGCCACCAGCAATACGTAGATAAGAGGGCTTTGAAACTGACGCAAGAATATAAGAACGTATGACTCGCCTTTTTCTTCCGGAAGTTTGTTTTTGCCGTACTTTTTACGGCGTATTTCAGCTTCACCCGCAGAAAGACCGCTTTCGGAGCTTTCCAGCTTTAGAAGAGCAATGTCCGAAGTTAGTTGATACCAAAGCATGTAAGCTGTTTGTTATAGGACGCTATCCGCCAGAAATGCCGCTTGCAATTTCCGTCAGAGCTATTTTTTAAAGAAAACCGTCTGGGTCGGATAGGCAAATTCTATTTTCTCTTTCTTGAAATACTCCATAATGGCCAGATTTATGCTTTGCTGTCTGTCCATAAAAATATTGTAATCAGCCGAATCCACGTAATAGACGACTTCAAAATCAAGAGAGGACGCTCCGAAAGCGGTAAAATGCGCTCTGTCAAAACGGATACTTTGCATCGGTTCTATAATCGCTTTTATGGCTTCGGGAATTTTTCTGACTTTCTCGGATGATGTGCCGTAAACAATGCCGAATTTAAACGGCACGCGACGCATTTGCATTTGCTTGAAATTTTGGATGACCGAAGTGGTCAGTTCTCTATTTGAAAGAACCAGCTCCTCTCCTTGCAGGGCCTGTATTCTGGTGGTTTTTATGCCGATTTTTTTTACCACGCCGAGTTTATCTCCGACAATGATGAAGTCCCCGACCACAAACGGTTTGTCAAAATAAATGGCGAAAGAACTGAAAAGATCGCTCAAAATATTTTGCAGTGCGAAAGCCACGGCCACGCCACCAACACCGAGTCCGGCAATAAGAGAATTTATATTGACGCCCAAGTTTGAAAGAACAAGTAAAACTCCCGAGACCCATAGAGCAAACTTTATTATAATATTTAAGAAATTTACGGCGGCGGTGGCCTGAGGGTCTTCCTCCTTGCCCATTCGCTTGCGAAAAATGTAGTC
Encoded here:
- a CDS encoding calcium/sodium antiporter, encoding MFTAIFLFVFGFFLLIKSSNYLIDGSSSVAKYFTISPWVIGMVIVGIGTSVPELAIMIASLNDGGMIGLGTVIGSNSFNILFILGLSAMFFPLVMKRTWVHKDFFYNIFAVILTALFLFFPVLGDKEFFGLSRLEGLVLLSVFTFWIWDLATRRRDGSGETSDYKVFTLSISFIMILGGLVGVFLGGKWVVDGGVEIATALGASKALIGLTLVGIGTSIPELTVTLAAALRKRSSLAVGSIIGSNIFDFLGVLGFASLIKQVPFDTRFTLDLSVTLMASVLLLATMYIGRKYIMSRKQGLIFVILYLLYFVVILIRG
- a CDS encoding HAD-IC family P-type ATPase, with translation MLWYQLTSDIALLKLESSESGLSAGEAEIRRKKYGKNKLPEEKGESYVLIFLRQFQSPLIYVLLVASIIVFVMGDTADGFVILAVLAINAAIGTFQEGRAKEKLASLKVLTKTHSLAWRNGKETVLDSEELVPGDVIMVREGDQVGADARLLSAVSLHMDEAALTGESSAVLKKAESIEEQSLETADQKNMIWKGTYALSGFGKAVVVDTGVNTVIGKLAMKLGMLDSEMPLKENIRLLTKVIMVALAVISVIFFFAGVHAGNPVSEVLKVIVALAVSFVPEGLPVVVTLILATGVWRMSMRNALVKKLQAVEALGQADVLAVDKTGTITKNQMMVTAIYANGKKFEVGGNGYEPRGYIKEGSSTVEPLNHPELLLFAKTALLTATGSIAYNEEKKEWMRTMGEPTEVALAVFGQKMGFNKPALEEELPQKAEIPFDSRIKYHATVNDVLGVDTLFVAGAPEVILNSVKEVWKNGACVLVTENDMGEIKQALSDLSTRGLRVLALATASGVNSVLDPMKLPELCFVGFAGITDALRPHATQAIKDIKAAGVHVVMITGDYVETGVAVAKEIGIFSEGDAVLSGSELEKMTVEELVLKIRRVSVFARVSPEHKLQIIEAYKKAGNKIAMTGDGVNDALSLAAADLGVAMGKSGTEVAKDAADIVLLDDNMASIVSAIEEGRNIYRSIKKVVLYLFGTAAGEVLVICGAIFLGMPIPLTPGQIIWLNLVTDGFLVVALGLEPKADGLLLNVFKKPSKWIVDRRMLERILLMGFVMSVLSLYLFAFYLPEGIVKASTVVLTVLAVTQWFNVWNVRFNRKSIFKMNWLNNKFLLYATGIVVILQVAVVHVPSLQSVFHTTALSLSEWAIIVGLSTSVFLAEETRKFLRYGLPALLRQLNWKT
- a CDS encoding mechanosensitive ion channel family protein, translated to MLETFFTHSIWKYEFLGNTVHGYAVASLLFLVLFLVFRIFYLVILNRMEKAVAKTATSIDDTALLIFRSLKPPFYIFIAFYFAVRTLVVLPWLQKFITVLLILLAVYQVIIATNILIDYIFRKRMGKEEDPQATAAVNFLNIIIKFALWVSGVLLVLSNLGVNINSLIAGLGVGGVAVAFALQNILSDLFSSFAIYFDKPFVVGDFIIVGDKLGVVKKIGIKTTRIQALQGEELVLSNRELTTSVIQNFKQMQMRRVPFKFGIVYGTSSEKVRKIPEAIKAIIEPMQSIRFDRAHFTAFGASSLDFEVVYYVDSADYNIFMDRQQSINLAIMEYFKKEKIEFAYPTQTVFFKK